The Nostoc sp. CENA543 genome includes the window AAAAAGATGCAGTGAGAAATGTGTGGGCGAATGCAGCACTGATTAGGGAGTGTATTGCAGACCAGTCCTGGGAAATGATTGACTCATTTTTAGAAGAATGGACTGATGAATTTAAAGCAGCAGTGTGGGCGGAGTTAACCCCTACTGAACGCAAGGCTGTTAAGCAACTCAAGCCCAAAGCCTAAACATGATACTGAACGTGATCAATTGTGTTGCAGTCAGATCCGCTCTCCCTATGAGAGCAAGCACGCGTTTGATAAGTTCTTCCAACTAAACCGCTCAACACTTGGTAGCTGATCTGAACTTCAGGTGATGCCGACAATATGCTGTCATGACTGCTGTTATCCTCAACGACAACAGCAGAAAAACTTGCTGTTTAAGCACAAGCAAACAAATTAAAAACAATTAATACTCACAATTTCTCCTCTCAGTATAGTCAAAAAATGAGTAATAAAAACGTATAAGTATGCCATGTAAATTTCGTGGTAAATCCTTGGCATTTCATGTAATTTCTATGGCAATTCATGTAATTTTCGTGGTAAATTCTGTTTTCTGAACAGGAAGCCATTTAAAGTCCTTGGCAAAACGTGGTAAATCCTTGGCAAATTGTGGTAATTTCATGTAAATTTGTGGAACAAAAATTTCGCACAGTACGCAATAATTCACGAACAAGTTTTTTGAGCAAAAATTGAATTTACGCTCACAGCCATCAAAATTTACTACCAATAAAATACATAAGCACTCCAATAGCCACTGGAAAAATAGTTCGCAACAGGGCATTTTATTTTTTGGATGGCCCCAGATAGAATAATTGGTTTCACATGATGAGGATGATATGCATTATTACAAAAATCATTATGAAACCAAGAAATTGACTGAAGAAGAAATTCATGAACAGTTAAAGTCTACGTTTAAAAGACCAAAAGCCTTACAAGATATGCCACTCATCTTGACTCCCGAATATCTATTTCCAACTCCACAACAAGTGCGTCGGCAATTGCCTGTAATTAAATCCCGCTTAGAAGCCTGGAAACTCCGTGCCAAAGAAGAAGATGAGCTATTGCGGATTGAAAGACGTTTTATTCCCTTTGTCGAAATCTACATTCCAGATACCCCTCAAGGAAAGGAATTTTTTACCATCGCTAAGGCGATTGGTGAAATTCCAATGCAAGTACAAGTCAAACTTAAAAACGAGAACCAAGGTTATTGGTTGAAAACTAACCATTATTTTGATCAAGCTAGAGGAGTGCTATTTGCTCATAAACTTTTAGGTGTAATTCCCAACCCTCTAGAAGAGCATGGATTATTTTCCCAATACCTCCCAGAAACTAGCATTCGCAATCTGGAGCTCATCACCAACGTTGACTTAGCAGAATATCAACTCATCAAAGAGGGAGAAAAATACATTCGCCAAATGGTTGAACCTAATATTGATGATACATTTAAGAACAATCCACTGGAGTTATTTGTCTCAATTCAAAAACAAGCTTTCCTCGACACTTGGAATCTAGGACCGGCTTGTCCAGAACCAATTTCTTCAGAAACTAAGTGGTTGTCTATCGAGGAACAAGAGGATTTCTTGAACAAACGTATTCGTCTATTAGAACAAAACCCTTGGATGGAGCAAACCAAAAAGCCCGAAAGCCAACAGAACAAGAACAAGCAAGAGCAGGGAACGTATCAACAACAAAACCAAGAATACCTAAAGTTTCTGGAAAACTATCAGTGGTACGGTAATTTCATTTTGGCATTGCGACCACGGCATTGGGAATTTGGGGAGCTTTGGGATAAATATACTCAGGCATTAAAAGCAGCTAAAACAGCTTATATTGACGATTTATATTGGCAGACAGGACAACCCTACAAAGCAAAAGAAATTTCAGTGGGTGAACAACCACATCACAAGCGCAAAACCAGAAAACGGCAACGTGTTCAAGGAGTTGTAGACATATTAGGTTACATACATTGGCAGTGGACTTAATATTTCTTAACTGATTCCGACAAACTGCTGCCTCTTTACTACCTTCATGTATTTTTTAATCAGGCTGATTAACAGCCTGATTTTTTATTACTTAGCTGCCGTTTAGATTGCTTAACTAGCAATAAAAACAGCAGGTTGTGGTAGCCACTAAATATGTAAAAAAGATTTGGTTGGCTGATTGTTTTATTACTCCTTTACTTGCAGATTAACAGTTATCTATTGTTTTTTGATGATGTAACTGTCAACAAATTAATTCACCATCTAATCTGACCAATGAATAATATTAATCACCCCAAATCTCCGAAATTAAAAACCAAGAAAAGCTCAAGAAAAGAGCATCAAAGGAAGCCTATCCGTAAGGGAATAAAATCAAAGCGCGGACAACCAGAACATTATTCGGAAATCAAAAAATGTGTGTCCATTGGTATTACCCAAACTGCTTTAGATGGATTAGATAAGCTAAGTCAAGAACGGGCAATTTCGAGGAGCGAAATGATTGAACGTATTGGTCGGGGATTAATCAAAATACTTGATATTACTCCCTCTAGCTAATACATAATAGCTAGTTTACTGCTGAACTTGAAAAACTTGTCAATTTTCCCCCTTGCTCATTCATCAATAAACCAATGATACTCCAGGCTCAGGATTTATTTAAGACCAGTTATTTATTTACTTTCATCAATTTATTTATTGATGTTTGTTGCTCAAAAACTCTTCTTCATCTTGAATTAGCCAGCTTTTCAGGTCTTATGTAAGATTTAACTTCTTGTCAAACGGTTATGCGATTATTTCAATTTCTTACAGTCTGTGATGCACTCCACCAGTCCGAGAACTCGTCATCTCAAGCTGTTATCGATTCTGATTCTCGGTAAGTTCATGTACCGTGATTGGGTGGAAGATAAGTCAGATTATGACAATATTCCCTTATTTAAGCTGGTGAATAATCTTTTAAGACGGGAAGTTGATGCGATGCAGGAATGGTCTCGCAATCGCTATTATGTTGCTGACCAGTCACGCAAATGGCCTGATGTGCCAGAGGGGAAAACTGCGCTGAAAGTAGTGCAGTCAACTGTAGTTGAGCCGTTGCGATTGTACTGCCGACCTCGCAACAATCGGGGCAATTTTCGTTCGTCACAGCAGATAGCTATTAGTCATCAAGAGTTTTTAGCTTGGGTTGATTTGGGGTTAAGTCCGGCTCGTCGCCAACAAGAGGCGAGGAATTTGAAGGTGGCACTGTGTTGTCCGGTGGCGCGACCGGCTGATGTGCCGGCTAATGGTTTGTATCACCCTTTGCCTCCTAATGCTCTGCGGGATAAACGTGCTGATGGCACGCTGGAGGATAACTATATCTACAAAACTTATACTTATGAGGGCAAGTACTACCAGGATGGGGTGTGGGTTAAGGATATCCAAGATTATAAGACTCGCAAGTTTCATGGTCACAAGTCATTCCAAATTCCAAATCACCAGTTTGGGGATGGTAGCTGTGTTTATGAATATATTGAACGCTATCTCTATGGTTGGTGGCTGCCTGGTAATTACAAAAATTCCCAAACTTATAGTTGGTGGGATGAAGGGTTGCAAGGAACACGGGGACGTTGGGTGACGGCGGGGCGAGCTGAATTTACGCCGCTAGATACCTGTTGTCTGCTCCCAAATGCTAAGTCGCAGATGTGGTCTTGGGGATACTTCTTTATTGTGCCTGATGTGGGCAAATGTTATACGGATAGTACGTTTGCTAACTTTTTTGCTAATTCGGCACATACGCTGATTGGCAAGAGGGTAACGCCGCATACGATGCGCTATATTTGGGCGACTTGGGGTTTCCAAGTGGGGCTGTCGGATGCACAGTTACGGTCTTTGGCTGATGCAATGGGTTCTACGGTGGAGACGCTGCGTTCGATGTATGAACGCTGTACTCCGTCTCAGAAGCGGCGATTAATTAAGGAGGCGATTGATGAGTTATTGTTTGCTGATGCTGGTAATGATGATGAGGCTGTGATGATGGATGAGGCTGATTTACAAGGGATTTTTCAGTCTATTCAATCTTTGAGTGACCAGCAGCGTGCTGAATTGATAAAAATGCTTAAGTCGTTATAGTCGAATTATTATGTCACTTAAAGTTACGCACTTTAAGGCAGATGGCAGAAGGCAGAAGGTTTTAAGACGTTTTGTTATCTGAGCGTAGGACTTGTGACCAAGATAGGCGATCGCAAGAAGGCTTTGTTGTGACGCAGATGTTCTATAATCCTTGCATTGCTTCAATTGTGGAAATTTTTCCTTCCTCCTTCCTCCTTCCTTCTGCCGTCTGCCGTCTGCCTTGCCTCAAGCAAGCTCACCAAAAGTTGCCAAGAACCACTTTATCCTTTAAGTGACATTGAGCTTTTCTTAGTGCCATTCCGACAGATTCTTTGTCCCCAATCTAAATCCTTCTGCATCGCCTGTTCAAGCACTTTTTACAACTTCATGGCTTCAACCCTAAAAATTGATGCCCTTTCAGTAAAGCTTGCAGGCTTGAAAAACTTGGCTTTTAATCTGTCGCTACGGTCAATAATTCGTCACTCTACACGATGACCCCTACTCCTGTTGCGCTGTCGAGCCTTATACTCATATCTTGCACCTCTACGTACAACCCCAGATAAAGTAAAAAAATGCCCGATAAAGCTACCTTATTTTTATGGGCTTTTATCGCTAAATCAAGGTTTTTGTCTTTTTACTGAGTAATTAAATTACATCAAATTTTCTTGGTGCAAGATGTGAGTATACATCTTTGGATAGGTTTTTAAACAGGCCAAAGTTTGTTTTTTTTGATTAAAATACAACCAAAGAATAATTAAAATAAAAAATAGATTATTTATAAGTAACAGCAGATAGAAATACTTTTTTAAGCAAAATTATGTCACGATAAAATTTTATACAACAAGACCGAAGTGCTAACAGAAATATCTACTGAAGAACAGCAAGTTCTAAGTGGAGAAAACTACGTCCGCTAGAGCAAGGTAAGTATTTCCAACTTTAATTTCCGAAAATACAAACATTTCGGCTCAATCCCTAATAAGGAAAGCAAGAAATGTTCATGAGTGATATGCCGCAATTGGCACCGACGTAGGCTGTACACCTGATTTTTGAATATCAAAGCGATCAAGTTCACTTAGTGACACAGCAACATGGTTGGGTTTATGGCCTGGTGTACAGTGACTTTTTATTTGTCGCTGCGCCAAATTAATGTCATTGAGGGTGTAGAGCTTGCACTCTCTAGGGTTAGCTTAAAAGTAACCTAAGAGACTTACAAGCTATATCAACACAAATAGTTGCAATCATAAAGTGGGTAAGGCTTAACTCGATGACAAGAATTTGTCTCAACGTCAATTAATTTGTCACTGTACAAACCTTATTACCCATTGGAAGTAACAGAGGATTAAGTGATGGAGAAAAAAGAACCAAGGCTGATGATTGCATTCCCAAAAAGCGAAACAGAACTGCGTGTTGTTTTTTCTGAGGCAGTTGATAGAAAGAGTGCAGAAAACCCATTGAATTATAGGACACGCAGCGGCATGAAAATATTTGCTGCTCATGTAGATCCTAATGATCCGCAACGCGTCAGTTTGGTAACGGAACCTATGAATGGGGAAGCGATGGAAGTTGACGTGCTGCAAGCACCAGGTGTAGAAACCCGTGATGGTAGAAAGTTAGTGCATCACGACAGCCCAGAATTTATTCAAGGAATTGCTTCTATCCCTGAGATCCAGAGACCAGCTATAAATGAGTTTCCGTTTCCATCACGTTTTGTAGGAAAAGTTGCATCAGCATCGTGCGGAAAAGATGGGGGTGTAGACAGTAACGTTCTGATTAACACCTTCGGTTTTGCATTCATTCATATGCAGAATGGTGGTCCTTTTAATAGCCTTAAGATCGTTACCAAGCAACATATACTTGGAATTGCCGAAGCAACTCGTGTTCTGCGCGCTGGACAAACGGTACATGTTTTATGGGCAGGCGGAGAGATTCGTAATGTAGATGGTGAGAACCAGTTAGTTGATACAGGCTACATGGAAGGGTCAATCATCGCTCCAACCCCCTTGAAATCACCTCCACCCTTTCCTCTCAGAACAGATGAAATCGCTGATAAAGCTAGTCGATCACTCCGTGCCACAGCTTTACAGGGTGTGGTAGTCCAGTTTGAAGATGTAATAATTGATCGTTTGTTACCTTCCAACCCAGATGGACTTCGAACTATTTGGTTCCATAATGACACTGATGAACAATTACCAGCGGTACTCCTTGATAATGTAACAACGGTTCTAAGTGTAGGTCAGAGGCTTAAATATTTGCGTGGTATAGTACATCAGCCTCGAGCTGGCGAGTACGAAGTTATTGTGGAATTAGACCAGCACCTTGTCCTGTCTGACACTGAAATTTTCGGGCATGTGACCCTGATTGAGGGATATGATTTGCCTGATTTTCAAGGTTGCCATGCGCTAATTAACTTGCGCGATACACCAGGCAAGATTGTGGCTGTCCTGACTTCAGAATACAAACTCCAGAGCCTACTAGAAACTGCATTTCAAACTGGTGCTCTAATTGCTTTTTGGGGTGAGTATTTAAATGAGCCCCCAACACCCCGTGGTGGATCATGGGCAGTAAATGTATATCAAATCAATGGAGTTATAGTGTATGACCGTCCATAACAATTCTGTTAGCAATTTCTAGCGAACTTACCTAGAAATTTGGTAGTGGTATTTCGTAAAGGATGAAGAACAATCAAGTATTTCCGAAAACTTTGCAGTAAAGGTGTGTCAGTTCCAGGCTATTTTTCTCAGTCTTTTACAGGAAGACACTATCAAAATTTCTAACACAATGGCATTGTGTCGGCACTCCTGTAGTGATAAATTCCAATTCTTTTGAAATGAGTATGAGGTTCAGCCGCTTTGAAGTGATTAAAAATAGAGCCTTAGGGGAGAGCCATTTTCATACTGAGAATGCCTGTGAAAAAAATTAGAAGGTAGGTAAATGTTTGATGCGGATGTCATTATAATTGGCGGTGGACCTGCTGGCTCGACGCTAGGCTGTCTCATTGCCAATGGGAATCACACAGCCATCATTATCGAGCGAGAAATTTACCCCCGCGAGCATGTTGGCGAACTTCTCACTCCATCAGTTAATGCTATCTTACATCGTATTGGACTACTCTCCAAAGTTGATGCAGCGGGCTTTGTTCGCCGTGAGGGAATTGGATGGACAACACCACGCACCTCAGAAACAAAAATCTTGACGATTCCAGTGGCGGAATATCCAGCACCACGAGCACTTCGTTGCTATGGCTTTAATGTTGAAAGACATATCTTTGACACAATGCTACTCCAACATGCACGTGAACGAGGAGTTCAGATTTTAGATAGAACAACAGTCCTCCGAGTGGTTTTTGAGAACGGGCGTGCTATTGGCGTTGAAGTCCAGCAGTTAGATGGTACTATTCGAGTTTTAACAGGCAGATTAATCGTTGATGCATCAGGTCAACGGTGTTTACTTAGCACTCAATTAAAGCTAGTAGAACGTGATCCTCTACGACGACAGTGTGCCATGTATGCATGGTTTCGTAATGTGGAGCCAAATCATACGAGTAAGAACACATATGCCTTCTTTCACATATTAAATCATTACCGAGCTTGGAGCTGGCAAATCCCATTACGTGATGAAGTTTACTCCATAGGTCTTGTTGCTGCATGTAATAGTTTCCCAAAAATAAACACGAGTAAAGATGATTTCTTCAAATATTTCATTCGACAGAATTATATTTTTACGCATATGATGGCAAACGCGCAGCGAATTTGTCCATGGCATGTAGTAAGTAATTATAGCTACCGAATCCATCAGCTGTACGGTAGAGGATGGATGCTTATTGGTGATGCGTCAGGATTTATTGATCCTGTCTTTTCATCAGGAGTAGATATTGCAATGCATTCATCTGTATTCGCCTATGAAGCCCTCCTACCATTACTTTTGCTTGGTCATTGGAGCGATACAGACGAAGAATTCGCTTTATCGAAATATGAAAGGCGTCTGCGGCAAGGTACAGATGTGTGGGCCAATGCTGTTGACCTCTTCTATAAGTCACCGCATAGCTTACGAAAGATTCTTCGGTACCAACCATCTATTTCACGAATCTGTCGATTTTTACAAGGAAATCCCTATGAAGTTCAAAATCAACTGATTGTTCAACATCTTGTTGCTCAGGTGTAGAGCGACAAATTATGTGACCGTAGCGACAGATTAAAAGCCAAGTTTTTCACGCCAGCAAGCTTTACTGAAAGGGCATCAATTTTTAGGGTTGAAGCCATGAAGTTGTAAAAAGTGCTTGAACAGGCGATGCAGAAGGATTTAGATTGGGGACAAAGAATCTGTCGCTCTAGTTGTAGCGACCTGCAATACTAATCGCTCAAACCTGCAATCAAGACATTTACAAACCAGGATTATCTGCAACTATAATTGTGCTTCAGCCAGGATTATTTGCAACTGAGCCAGGATTAAATGCAATCAACCTGCAATCATCGGTTTGAGCCAGGATTAAATGCAACTATAAAAGTAAAAAAAACGAAGGTTTTCTTAACTGCTTCACTGATAAGCCTTAGAGAACATTAACCCGTTGGTTTTCTAGTAAGAAAACTCGGTAAAGAATTCTTAGTTTATTTATTAAATTCTGAAATGAGTTTTTTTACAAACCCTTGTCAATGCTGAAAACTCAGCCCTAGTAAGCTGTTGAGCTTATTTGCAAATAATCCTGGCTCAAACCGATGATTGCAGGTTGGTTGCATTTAATCCTGGCTCAAATGAAATTATAGTTGCAAATAATCTATTGTTCTAATTACAAGCTTCTTTAATTTTGCAAGCATTGTTTAGACTTCCTTAATTACTCTTTGAACAGAACAAGTTTCGGATACCTTGAATTTAAAAAATACTTTGTGTATTCAACATTATAATAACTTTTGAAACATGATACTCTAACCAAAGTTAGATAAAATTAAACTAATCGAAATGTGTTACTTTTTTTAAGAATGAAAGTATAAAGTAAAACATATTAATTCACAATATTTTAGAGATTGTTTCAATATTTTGGCTTATAAGATTCCTGTTTTGATGCTAAAACTTCTAATTTAGAATGTAAAACAATAAGTATATTAGTTTATATTAAATGTTTTTTTACCTATTTTATTTAGATAAAAATCAGTGTAATGTAAGCCTTTAATAATCCCTAAGAGAGATTATTCTATCATTAATTAGATTACAATAAAAAAATCAAGTTTTGATGAGGCTTAAGTTAGATTTAAAACAAAAAACTTCTTAGATAATTTTATTCGCCTATTGTTATATTTGGGCAATGGTTTCTTTGCCTATACGTGTGAATACGGTTGGTGCAAGAAATGAGTTAAATAAAATAACAAAGTAATTGACTATCAAGGATTGTAAATTATTTGATTCATACATCTAATACCCAATCATAATCTAAGTATAGAAAAAGATTTTAGAGGATAATTTTGGATAACTTCAAAGATAAATAGTTTTCTCAAAGGCTAATACCTAAATACTTTTATTGACGCAATTAGCAAATAGAAAATTAATTCTGTATTAAGACAATATCAACGCAAAAATATGTATTCTGGCTTTTAAAATGCTTGATGTTTCTTTGTAAAGGAATGCTTTTTGACTTGCCATATAACAAATTATCAGAACTAGATAGGGCAAGAACTTTCAGACCCGGAATGCAGAAAATTACTAATAGCTCGACTCGGTACCATCCTGATGCTTAAAACGCGTTGACATTTTGTAAAGATTGTTCCTCGGCTCAGGTGGTAAGGAGTTAATTTCACACAGTGAAGTTATAGAGAAACCAGCCTAGTATCAAATGCTTAGGTGTAGCGAACTGCAAACATAAACGCTTCAAACTGCAAACAAGTCAATTTTCAAACCACATTAACTGCAAATAAGAGGGGTCTTCAAACCACAATAATTGCAAATGAAACCACATTATCTGCAAACAAACCACAATAACTGCAAATGAAACCACATTAACTGCAAATAAGCCGTAACCCATGCTGTGATTGGGCTAGAAGATTTATCACTGCAAAAGTGTCCAATTTATACGAACTTTTACACCGAACATATATGTACGCTTTTCGTGGTTTAATTTGAACTAATACCGTTCGATTAAATCTAGAAAGCTGTTTTTACCGACAGCCAGTTTGGTCATGGCCATTTACGCTTATCTGAGGGTCTCCAGCGACAAACAAGACGTACACAACCAACGACATGGCATTTTAGAATATGCCAATATCCACGCTTTAAGTCCCATCCAGTTTGTAGAGGACACAATTTCTGGACGGGAGAAATGGTTAGAGCGAGGTGTAGGACAACTACTGAATCAAACAGCCCAAGCAAAAGATATAGTCATTTTTTCAGAAGTTAGTCGGATGGCACGCTCCACCCTACAAGTATTAGAAATGCTGGAGTGTTGCGTGCGTCGAGGAATCAACGTCCATATCGCCAAACAAGGTATGGTACTGGATGACTCAATGCAAAGCCGAATTACAGCAACGGTTTTAGGCTTGGCAGCAGAAATCGAACGGGAATTGATTGTACTCAGAACAACCGAAGCACTAGCTAAACGTAAAGCTGAAGGAAAAACTTTAGGGCGACCCAAAGGACGACAATCTGCACATTTGAAACTGGACACCAGGGAAGCAGAAATTCGCAGTTATTTAGCCAAAGGAATCAGCAAACGCTCAATTGCCAAACTGGTCGATTGTTCACCTTCCACCCTCTACGATTGGTTGTCACGCAAACATCTCCACCCACGCCACGATAAATTGGTGGAGAAATCATAGGATGCCAAAGAAACAAATACCAATTGATGCAATCGTAGACCTACGTCGCCGCTTAGACCAACTACCACCGCGCAGTCCATCTCGTCGGGAATTAGTCCAAGAAATAGCTCAACTGTATGGCATTTCTGAAGATACAGTGTATCGAACACTACGATCCGGGAATGTAGTTCGCCCAGTACGTCGCGTTGATTGTGATGTACCGCGTGTAATTCCAAAAGGAACTCTTGAGCGATACTGCGAAATTATTGCTGCGATTAAAATACGTACATCTAACCGCAAAGGTCGCCATTTATCTACCGTACAAGCAATTCGCTTATTGGAAGAAGATGGCATCAACACACCAGATGGTCATCTTCGCGTTCCAGTAGGTTTGCTCAAACCAACCACCGTCAATCGTTATCTCAACAAATGGGGCTACGACCGCGATACCCTTCTACGGCAACCGCCTGCTGTTCGCTTTCAGGCAGAATATAGCAATCAATGTTGGCATTTTGACCTCAGCCCATCAGACCTCAAGCACGTTAAAGCACCAGCCTTCCTAGAACCGGGGCGGGGGCATCCCTTGTTAATGCTTTATAGTGTTGTGGATGACCGAAGTGGTGTTGCATACCAAGAATACCACTGTGTTTACGGTGAGGATGTGGAAGCAGCACTGCGGTTTATGTTTGCTGCCATGTCACCCAAACCGGGGAGCGACTTTCCCTTTCAAGGCATTCCCCAAATGCTGTACATGGACAATGGCCCCATTGCTAAGAGCTTAGTGTTTCAAAAAGTCATGGGTTATTTGGGGATTGAAGTACGTACTCATTTACCTGCGGGCAAAGATGGGCAACGAGTGACGGCTCGTTCTAAGGGGAAAGTGGAAAGACCCTTTCGCACGGTCAAAGAAATGCACGAAACCCTTTACCACCTGCATGAACCGGAGACGGAAGCTGAGGCGAACGCTTGGTTGATGAAGTTTTTGCTCCATTACAATAGCCGACCCCATCGCAGCGAACCTCATTCCCGGCTGGACGATTGGCTCTTACACTTACCCAAGGCGGGAATTCGACAAATGTGTACCTGGGAACGTTTTTGTACATTTGCACGCGAACCAGAACGTCGCAAAGTCGGCATCGATGCTCACGTTATGGTTGAGGGGGTGGCTTATGAGGTTGAGCCAGATTTGGCTGGAGAAACTGTAGTTTTGTGGTGGGGTTTATTTGACAACGAATTGTACGTAGAACACAAAGAACGGCGCTATGGACCATTTCTACCTGTAGATGGGCCAATCCCCCTACATCGCTACCGTAGTTTTAAGAAAACACGTACACAGAAACGGGCAGAGCGAATTGAATCTTTAGCTAAAGAGTTGTCTTTACCGAATTCTGTGATTGGTAAAGGCAATAACCCAGATTTCGGGAGTAATACAACCCCACTAAAGGTGCAGCCTTTTGTTGACCCTAACCCATTTCAAGAACTGACATTCAGCACGGTGATTGCAGCCAAATTAGCGATCGCTGATTATTTGGCACGCCCATTAGCAAAACTTACCCCTGAACAAATGGCTTATATTGATGCGGTTCTGGTGACTACTCTCAATAAGCAGGAGGTAATCAAACAAATTCGAGATTTCTTCCACCCCTTATCAGGTACGAGCGATGTTGAGTGATGTCATGACTTATTTTGGTCTGAAACGTACCTTAGACCATGTGGGGTATTTTGAGACCCAAGAGCAGACAAATCTATTCAAAGAACTGAAACCCCAAATTAGGCAAGGTCGTTTGATTGCGATAACAGGTGTTGTTGGTTGTGGTAAAACAACGACTTTACAACGACTGCAATTGGAATTGTCCTCTGAAAAAGACATAATTATTTCTCGTTGCCTTGCAATTGACAAAGATAAGGTCAACGTCGGGGTTTTGATGAGTGCTTTGTTTTTGGATTTAAGCACAGAAAAGGATGCTAAACCACCGACTCACCCAGAACTTAGAGAACGAAAATTATTAGCTTTGATTCAAAAATGCCGTAAGCCTATAGTGCTGTTTGTCGATGAAGCTCATGACATTCATCACAGTACGTTAGTCAAAATTAAGCGTTTAATTGAATTGGTACGCCAGAATGGTTGCACTTTATCTGTAGTGTTGCTGGGTCATCCCAAGTTGAAAAATGATCTGCGCCGACCATCTTTGGAAGAGATTGGTGCTAGAACCAATATTTTTAGTTTAGAAGGTATTAGAGGACATCAAGTTGAGTATATAAAATGGCTATTGAGTGAGTGTATTTACGATGATTATCTACCTGAAGATTTGATTACCGATGAGGCTATTGAATTTTTGGCTCAACGACTGACGACTCCCTTGCAAATTGAACATTATTTGCAGAGGGCTTTTGAAGACGCTTATCAAGCAGCAACTAAGCCTGTCACCCGTGATATGGCTGAAGCGGTCTTGAACGTAGGACTTAACGATTTAGAACCCCGCTTAATACGGCATGGTTACAATGCTAA containing:
- a CDS encoding ExeA family protein, which encodes MLSDVMTYFGLKRTLDHVGYFETQEQTNLFKELKPQIRQGRLIAITGVVGCGKTTTLQRLQLELSSEKDIIISRCLAIDKDKVNVGVLMSALFLDLSTEKDAKPPTHPELRERKLLALIQKCRKPIVLFVDEAHDIHHSTLVKIKRLIELVRQNGCTLSVVLLGHPKLKNDLRRPSLEEIGARTNIFSLEGIRGHQVEYIKWLLSECIYDDYLPEDLITDEAIEFLAQRLTTPLQIEHYLQRAFEDAYQAATKPVTRDMAEAVLNVGLNDLEPRLIRHGYNAKVLAELLNIRVSEVNSFIHAQLPPGRTQDLRDQMLKMGIPLYASEGN
- a CDS encoding recombinase family protein; amino-acid sequence: MAIYAYLRVSSDKQDVHNQRHGILEYANIHALSPIQFVEDTISGREKWLERGVGQLLNQTAQAKDIVIFSEVSRMARSTLQVLEMLECCVRRGINVHIAKQGMVLDDSMQSRITATVLGLAAEIERELIVLRTTEALAKRKAEGKTLGRPKGRQSAHLKLDTREAEIRSYLAKGISKRSIAKLVDCSPSTLYDWLSRKHLHPRHDKLVEKS
- a CDS encoding DDE-type integrase/transposase/recombinase codes for the protein MPIDAIVDLRRRLDQLPPRSPSRRELVQEIAQLYGISEDTVYRTLRSGNVVRPVRRVDCDVPRVIPKGTLERYCEIIAAIKIRTSNRKGRHLSTVQAIRLLEEDGINTPDGHLRVPVGLLKPTTVNRYLNKWGYDRDTLLRQPPAVRFQAEYSNQCWHFDLSPSDLKHVKAPAFLEPGRGHPLLMLYSVVDDRSGVAYQEYHCVYGEDVEAALRFMFAAMSPKPGSDFPFQGIPQMLYMDNGPIAKSLVFQKVMGYLGIEVRTHLPAGKDGQRVTARSKGKVERPFRTVKEMHETLYHLHEPETEAEANAWLMKFLLHYNSRPHRSEPHSRLDDWLLHLPKAGIRQMCTWERFCTFAREPERRKVGIDAHVMVEGVAYEVEPDLAGETVVLWWGLFDNELYVEHKERRYGPFLPVDGPIPLHRYRSFKKTRTQKRAERIESLAKELSLPNSVIGKGNNPDFGSNTTPLKVQPFVDPNPFQELTFSTVIAAKLAIADYLARPLAKLTPEQMAYIDAVLVTTLNKQEVIKQIRDFFHPLSGTSDVE
- a CDS encoding NAD(P)/FAD-dependent oxidoreductase; the protein is MFDADVIIIGGGPAGSTLGCLIANGNHTAIIIEREIYPREHVGELLTPSVNAILHRIGLLSKVDAAGFVRREGIGWTTPRTSETKILTIPVAEYPAPRALRCYGFNVERHIFDTMLLQHARERGVQILDRTTVLRVVFENGRAIGVEVQQLDGTIRVLTGRLIVDASGQRCLLSTQLKLVERDPLRRQCAMYAWFRNVEPNHTSKNTYAFFHILNHYRAWSWQIPLRDEVYSIGLVAACNSFPKINTSKDDFFKYFIRQNYIFTHMMANAQRICPWHVVSNYSYRIHQLYGRGWMLIGDASGFIDPVFSSGVDIAMHSSVFAYEALLPLLLLGHWSDTDEEFALSKYERRLRQGTDVWANAVDLFYKSPHSLRKILRYQPSISRICRFLQGNPYEVQNQLIVQHLVAQV